One Streptomyces sp. ML-6 genomic region harbors:
- a CDS encoding ABC transporter permease has protein sequence MGRMAGRRALLAVPVLVAVTFGVFAVAAASPFDPVKAYAGTAGLTASQENLDQLRANLGVDQPLVSRWWNWLTSALGGDLGESAVMRQPVADVIGERLGWSVLLAATAFTIAVVLGTALGVLAARRPGRLLDRCVSSAAYTLEAAPAFWLGLLAIWLFALELDVLPAGGLTDAASDTVTAGQVATHLVLPAAVLGISQLPWFFLYVRQGVADALDEDPVRGARARGLRERTVLLGHALRSGMLPMLTLIGSRVPELITGALLVETVFSWPGIAAATVQAATSVDFPLLAALTVLATAAVVLGNLLSDLLYAIADPRVGFDG, from the coding sequence ATGGGCAGGATGGCGGGACGGCGGGCCCTGCTCGCCGTCCCCGTCCTGGTCGCCGTGACGTTCGGCGTCTTCGCCGTCGCCGCCGCCTCCCCCTTCGACCCGGTCAAGGCATACGCCGGCACGGCCGGCCTCACCGCCTCGCAGGAGAACCTCGACCAGCTGCGGGCCAACCTCGGCGTCGACCAGCCGCTCGTGAGCCGCTGGTGGAACTGGCTGACCTCCGCGCTCGGCGGCGACCTCGGCGAATCCGCCGTGATGCGCCAGCCGGTCGCCGACGTCATCGGTGAACGCCTGGGCTGGTCCGTACTGCTCGCCGCGACCGCCTTCACCATCGCCGTGGTCCTCGGCACGGCCCTCGGCGTGCTGGCCGCACGCAGGCCCGGCCGCCTGCTCGACCGGTGCGTCAGCTCCGCCGCGTACACTCTCGAGGCCGCCCCGGCCTTCTGGCTCGGACTGCTCGCCATCTGGCTCTTCGCCCTGGAACTCGACGTGCTTCCGGCCGGCGGCCTCACCGACGCGGCCAGCGACACCGTCACCGCCGGGCAGGTCGCCACTCATCTGGTGCTCCCCGCGGCCGTGCTCGGCATCTCCCAGCTGCCGTGGTTCTTCCTCTACGTGCGGCAGGGCGTCGCGGACGCGCTCGACGAGGATCCGGTGCGCGGCGCCCGCGCCCGCGGACTGCGCGAACGCACCGTACTGCTCGGCCACGCCCTGCGGTCCGGAATGCTGCCGATGCTCACCCTCATCGGCTCCCGCGTCCCCGAACTCATCACCGGCGCCCTGCTCGTCGAGACGGTCTTCAGCTGGCCGGGCATCGCCGCCGCCACCGTGCAGGCCGCCACCTCCGTCGACTTCCCGCTGCTCGCCGCGCTCACGGTGCTCGCCACCGCGGCCGTCGTGCTCGGCAACCTCCTCTCCGATCTGCTGTACGCGATCGCCGACCCGAGGGTGGGCTTCGATGGCTGA
- a CDS encoding ABC transporter permease: protein MADTAPASARRTTRRVRVAASAGIVGAVLLAVLLVPPLVQLDQQAVDLTAKLRPPSWEHPFGTDDVGRDLLLRCVYGLRVSLLVGVVAGLTATVIGTAVGALAAAFGGWTDRVVMRLVDTFSSVPHLLLGIFIVAMFRPGVGPVIVSVALTHWLSTARIVRAEVLSLRSRPFIDAAISGGASRGRVVVRHLLPAVLPQAGLAAVLMVPHAMWHESALSFLGLGLPTHQASLGNLVQTARGSLLAGDWWPTLFPGLFLIVPTLALAGLAGAWRERINPRRRSELML from the coding sequence ATGGCTGACACCGCCCCGGCCTCCGCACGCCGGACCACCCGCCGCGTCCGAGTGGCCGCCTCCGCCGGGATCGTCGGCGCGGTACTGCTCGCGGTCCTCCTGGTGCCGCCCCTGGTCCAGCTCGACCAGCAGGCCGTGGACCTCACCGCCAAGCTCCGGCCACCGTCCTGGGAGCACCCGTTCGGCACCGACGACGTCGGGCGCGACCTGCTGCTGCGCTGCGTCTACGGGCTCCGGGTCTCGCTGCTCGTCGGGGTCGTCGCGGGACTCACCGCCACCGTCATCGGGACCGCGGTCGGCGCGCTGGCAGCGGCGTTCGGCGGCTGGACCGACCGCGTCGTCATGCGGCTCGTGGACACCTTCTCGTCCGTGCCGCACCTGCTGCTGGGCATCTTCATCGTCGCGATGTTCCGGCCCGGCGTCGGCCCGGTGATCGTGTCCGTCGCCCTCACCCACTGGCTCTCGACCGCCAGGATCGTCCGCGCCGAGGTGCTGTCGCTGCGCTCCCGCCCGTTCATCGACGCGGCGATCTCCGGCGGCGCCTCGCGCGGCCGGGTCGTCGTCCGCCATCTGCTGCCCGCCGTGCTCCCGCAGGCCGGCCTCGCCGCGGTGCTCATGGTGCCGCACGCCATGTGGCACGAGTCGGCCCTGTCCTTCCTGGGACTCGGACTGCCCACCCACCAGGCGAGCCTGGGCAACCTCGTGCAGACGGCCCGCGGTTCGCTGCTCGCGGGGGACTGGTGGCCGACGCTCTTCCCCGGCCTGTTCCTGATCGTTCCGACCCTCGCGCTGGCGGGCCTCGCCGGGGCCTGGCGGGAGCGGATCAACCCGCGTCGCCGATCGGAGCTGATGCTGTGA